Proteins encoded in a region of the Clostridium beijerinckii genome:
- a CDS encoding L,D-transpeptidase family protein produces MIKQILQYIKYPKRIMMIICALVAIYSIVSIHFINHFYFGSTINRVDVSGKTVQEAEEEILSKMSTYSVELEERYGAKEEIKGADINLRYDLGDKIKELKSKQIPFTWILSFLGEKNYTITDSVSYNEDLLKKSFNNLSGITGSSVVAPKNPELEYKDDGYIINKEIYGNKINKDDLYEHLIKAIVSGEKKINLESINCYENPKYISTSKEVLDAKNILDKYASSKITYSFGEDNEVIDGSIIHNWLKVDQDYSVAIDEKKVYEYMKKIANTYNTSGKTRDFKTSLGTITKVSGGNYGWLIDTSQEAKELIKYIEKGENIAKEPIYKQVALSHDSNDIGNTYVEINMNIQHLWYYKNGILVIEGDVVTGNASRGSPTPTGVYQLNYKQKDATLKGENYSSPVSFWMPFYGNVGIHDASWRSEFGGNIYKANGSHGCVNAPYYLAKVLFNNIEEGTPIVCY; encoded by the coding sequence ATGATAAAACAAATATTACAATACATAAAATATCCAAAAAGAATAATGATGATTATTTGTGCCCTGGTAGCTATATATTCAATAGTTTCTATACATTTTATCAATCATTTTTATTTTGGTTCAACAATTAACAGAGTTGACGTTTCAGGTAAAACAGTGCAAGAGGCAGAAGAAGAAATATTATCTAAAATGTCCACATATTCAGTGGAATTAGAAGAACGTTATGGTGCAAAGGAAGAAATAAAAGGAGCGGATATTAACTTAAGATATGATTTAGGAGATAAAATTAAAGAACTGAAAAGTAAGCAGATTCCATTTACTTGGATTTTATCTTTTTTAGGAGAGAAGAATTATACAATCACGGATTCTGTATCATATAACGAAGATTTATTAAAGAAAAGCTTTAATAATCTTTCTGGTATAACAGGAAGCAGTGTAGTGGCACCTAAAAATCCTGAATTAGAATATAAAGATGATGGATATATAATTAACAAAGAGATATATGGAAATAAGATTAATAAAGATGATTTGTATGAACACTTAATAAAAGCAATTGTTAGTGGGGAGAAGAAAATTAATTTAGAATCAATTAATTGCTATGAGAATCCTAAGTATATATCAACATCTAAGGAAGTTTTAGACGCTAAAAATATACTCGATAAATATGCATCATCAAAAATTACATATTCCTTCGGCGAAGATAATGAAGTTATTGATGGATCAATAATACACAATTGGCTTAAAGTAGATCAAGATTATTCTGTTGCAATTGATGAAAAAAAAGTCTATGAGTATATGAAAAAAATTGCTAATACGTATAATACCTCAGGAAAAACAAGAGATTTCAAAACATCTTTAGGAACAATAACAAAAGTTAGTGGAGGAAATTATGGATGGCTAATTGATACTTCACAGGAAGCAAAAGAGTTGATTAAATATATTGAGAAAGGAGAAAATATAGCAAAAGAGCCTATATATAAGCAAGTTGCTTTATCTCATGATAGTAATGACATAGGCAATACTTATGTGGAAATTAATATGAATATTCAACACTTATGGTATTACAAAAATGGAATACTTGTAATAGAAGGTGATGTTGTTACAGGTAATGCAAGCAGAGGCTCTCCGACTCCAACTGGAGTTTATCAATTAAATTATAAGCAAAAGGATGCTACCTTGAAAGGTGAAAATTATAGTAGTCCTGTTTCTTTCTGGATGCCTTTTTATGGGAATGTTGGTATACATGATGCAAGTTGGAGATCAGAGTTCGGTGGAAACATATATAAAGCGAATGGCTCCCATGGATGTGTTAATGCACCATATTATCTCGCAAAGGTTCTATTTAATAATATTGAAGAAGGCACTCCGATAGTTTGCTATTAG
- the rpiA gene encoding ribose 5-phosphate isomerase A translates to MSDNDLKKNSAKEAMKYIKDGMIVGLGGGRSIAYLIEFIKQDKNINVKIVTPSVKTKMLCIEKGLEVLHTSSVDKVDVAFDGCDQVDEKLNALKSGGGIHTKEKLIASMAEEYILLVDEAKVEKELTFNVPVVLEVLEDSLKYVEKKVLELDGKPVIRSSDIKDGFTISDNGNLLVDVFFNNVKDIHKLNDNLIKICGVIETSLFTNVITKVIIASEEGIREISQK, encoded by the coding sequence ATGAGTGATAACGATTTAAAGAAAAATAGTGCTAAGGAAGCCATGAAATATATAAAAGATGGAATGATAGTAGGTCTAGGCGGAGGGAGGAGCATAGCTTATTTAATAGAATTTATAAAACAGGATAAAAATATTAACGTAAAGATAGTTACTCCATCAGTGAAAACAAAGATGCTTTGTATAGAAAAAGGTTTAGAAGTTTTGCACACAAGTTCTGTGGATAAAGTGGACGTTGCTTTTGATGGCTGTGATCAAGTTGATGAAAAATTAAATGCATTGAAAAGTGGTGGAGGAATTCATACTAAGGAAAAGTTAATTGCTAGTATGGCGGAAGAATATATTCTCCTTGTTGATGAAGCAAAAGTTGAAAAAGAGTTAACATTTAATGTTCCAGTAGTACTTGAAGTTTTAGAGGATTCTTTGAAGTATGTTGAAAAAAAAGTACTAGAATTAGATGGGAAACCAGTGATTAGAAGTAGCGATATAAAAGATGGATTCACTATAAGTGATAATGGCAACCTATTAGTAGATGTATTCTTTAATAATGTAAAAGATATTCATAAACTAAATGATAATCTAATAAAAATCTGTGGAGTTATAGAAACATCGCTATTTACTAATGTAATTACAAAAGTAATTATTGCCAGTGAAGAAGGTATTAGAGAAATTTCACAAAAATAA
- a CDS encoding ECF transporter S component, giving the protein MEINRRKSKFKTKDMVETALLTALVFVATAFINIRLPILATGGLVHLGTVMLFVTAIVFGKEKGAIAAAVGMAIFDLSSGWALWAPFTFVVRGIMGYMVGAISWSKNEEGNSIVLNLLAIILSGIWMIAGYYITEGILYGNWVAPVASIPGNVTQIIIGLLLGLPIAKVLRRYKKYI; this is encoded by the coding sequence ATGGAAATAAACAGAAGAAAAAGTAAATTTAAAACAAAAGACATGGTAGAAACAGCACTATTAACAGCACTAGTATTTGTTGCAACAGCATTTATAAATATTAGATTGCCGATATTAGCTACTGGCGGATTAGTTCATTTAGGAACTGTAATGTTATTTGTTACAGCAATTGTGTTTGGAAAAGAGAAGGGGGCTATAGCTGCTGCTGTAGGAATGGCAATATTTGATTTATCATCAGGATGGGCACTTTGGGCTCCATTTACGTTCGTAGTAAGAGGAATTATGGGATACATGGTTGGTGCCATATCGTGGAGTAAAAATGAAGAAGGTAATAGTATTGTACTTAATCTTTTAGCAATTATCTTATCAGGTATTTGGATGATAGCAGGATACTACATTACTGAAGGAATACTTTATGGAAACTGGGTAGCACCAGTTGCATCAATACCTGGAAATGTGACTCAGATTATTATTGGATTATTGCTTGGATTACCTATTGCTAAAGTACTTAGAAGATATAAAAAGTATATTTAA
- a CDS encoding chemotaxis protein — MNNNILLESGTGELEIIEFIANGNHYAINVVKVKEVIEMPSNLTKLPDPKPEIAGLILCRDEILTLIDLKYILTKRSAGNLGSKVIVCEFNKIKVSFNIDDIVGVHRIRWDEIRKPDDLSENSLAVGNILLNGKVLIMLDFEKIVTDICPSVGISEDRLIQVDYKDRSSIKLVMADDSALIRRLLKDTLTKAGFKNLRIFDDGKQALDFFEELARNKGENFIKEAQLLITDIEMPQMDGLTLTRKIKENETLKRLPVVIFSSLITEELRHKGESVGANAQLSKPEVSDLVDTIDKLLSV; from the coding sequence ATGAACAATAACATATTACTAGAATCGGGTACTGGGGAATTAGAAATAATAGAATTTATCGCAAATGGAAATCATTATGCAATTAATGTTGTAAAAGTTAAAGAGGTAATAGAAATGCCTTCAAACTTAACTAAATTGCCAGATCCTAAGCCAGAGATAGCTGGCCTCATACTATGCAGAGATGAAATACTTACTTTGATTGATTTAAAATACATATTAACAAAAAGATCGGCAGGAAATCTTGGCTCTAAAGTTATAGTTTGTGAGTTTAATAAAATAAAGGTTTCGTTTAATATTGATGATATAGTTGGAGTTCATCGTATAAGATGGGATGAAATAAGAAAACCTGATGATTTATCAGAAAACTCATTAGCTGTCGGAAATATACTTTTAAATGGAAAAGTATTAATTATGCTTGATTTTGAAAAAATAGTTACAGATATTTGTCCAAGTGTTGGAATAAGTGAAGACAGACTTATACAAGTAGATTATAAGGATAGATCGTCTATAAAATTAGTTATGGCTGATGATTCTGCTTTAATTAGAAGGTTACTAAAAGATACTCTTACAAAAGCAGGATTTAAGAATTTAAGAATTTTTGATGATGGTAAACAAGCATTAGATTTCTTTGAAGAATTAGCAAGAAATAAAGGTGAAAACTTTATTAAAGAAGCTCAATTACTTATTACAGATATAGAAATGCCTCAGATGGATGGGCTCACATTGACAAGAAAAATAAAAGAAAATGAAACATTAAAAAGACTTCCAGTTGTAATATTCTCATCATTAATTACAGAAGAATTAAGACATAAGGGAGAATCTGTAGGAGCAAATGCACAGCTAAGTAAGCCAGAAGTAAGTGATCTGGTTGATACAATAGACAAACTATTAAGTGTTTAG
- a CDS encoding L,D-transpeptidase family protein: MEEKQNRSNKITKEMIAFFYCLSIVFLISIISSIGAYAETKNEKQKSPETYALILQERGGVQEQINGSDIGLKTDSGITFDNKLLQDSINKLSCSDDSKVVQSGNATLVLVNNNYVISKEVYGNKVNKDILYKSIVKAIQNGDTTLNLEAANCYESSEPRFKINSPVVVSARDTLNRYLASKITYNFGGLTQYLDSSIIKDWISVDNNFNVTIDENMVRNYVDNIANTYASSLGTSIKVSGGDNGNNHSWMINASEETKALIDNIKSGQTISKYPIYTQTSTSSYFSNVGDTFVEVDKGKQHLWFYKDGYLVVEGDLVTGNESTGHGTPTGVFYLNSKQRDSVLRGEDYAAPVSFWMPFIKNDIGLHDASWRDEFGGEIYKTDGSHGCVNLPYYVAKAIFDNISPGCPVIVHE; this comes from the coding sequence ATGGAAGAAAAACAAAATAGATCTAATAAAATTACTAAAGAGATGATAGCCTTTTTTTATTGTCTGAGCATTGTATTTTTAATTTCTATTATTAGTAGTATAGGTGCGTATGCTGAAACTAAAAATGAAAAACAAAAGTCACCTGAAACATATGCATTAATATTACAAGAAAGAGGAGGAGTTCAGGAACAAATTAATGGATCTGACATTGGTTTGAAAACTGATTCAGGTATCACATTTGATAATAAATTGTTACAGGATTCTATAAATAAACTAAGTTGTTCTGATGATAGTAAAGTGGTTCAATCTGGAAATGCTACTTTAGTCTTAGTAAATAATAATTATGTAATATCAAAAGAAGTTTATGGAAACAAAGTAAACAAAGATATATTATACAAAAGCATAGTAAAAGCGATTCAAAATGGAGACACAACATTGAATTTAGAGGCTGCTAACTGTTACGAAAGTTCAGAGCCTAGATTTAAAATAAACTCCCCAGTAGTTGTTAGCGCTAGGGATACACTTAATAGGTATCTAGCCTCTAAAATTACCTATAATTTTGGAGGACTAACACAATATTTAGATAGTTCAATAATAAAGGATTGGATTAGCGTTGATAATAATTTTAATGTAACAATTGATGAAAATATGGTTAGAAACTATGTTGATAATATAGCAAATACTTATGCATCATCACTTGGTACAAGCATAAAGGTTAGCGGTGGAGATAATGGTAATAACCATAGTTGGATGATTAATGCTTCTGAGGAAACAAAAGCTCTGATAGATAATATAAAGAGTGGACAAACTATAAGTAAATATCCAATATATACTCAAACCTCTACATCCAGTTATTTTAGTAATGTTGGTGATACTTTTGTTGAAGTTGATAAAGGTAAACAACATTTATGGTTCTATAAAGATGGATATCTTGTTGTAGAAGGTGATCTAGTTACAGGTAATGAAAGTACTGGGCATGGAACACCAACAGGCGTGTTTTACCTAAATTCGAAGCAAAGAGATTCAGTATTAAGAGGTGAAGATTATGCAGCACCAGTTAGCTTTTGGATGCCTTTTATTAAGAATGATATTGGCCTTCATGATGCTAGTTGGAGAGATGAATTTGGAGGAGAAATATATAAGACGGATGGTTCACATGGATGTGTAAACCTGCCATATTATGTAGCTAAGGCAATATTTGATAATATTAGCCCAGGCTGCCCTGTTATTGTTCATGAGTAA
- a CDS encoding PTS sugar transporter subunit IIB, with protein sequence MIKIRLFCAAGMSTSLLVNKMNDAAKTKGIEVDIEAFPESQMDKNLDGVNVALLGPQVGYTLGKAKKICEPLGIPVDVIPMVDYGMMNGQKVLDFALKLIEKK encoded by the coding sequence ATGATAAAAATTAGATTATTTTGTGCAGCAGGAATGTCAACAAGTCTTTTAGTTAATAAAATGAATGATGCAGCCAAGACTAAAGGTATAGAAGTAGATATTGAAGCTTTTCCAGAAAGTCAAATGGATAAAAATCTAGATGGCGTAAATGTTGCTTTGTTAGGACCACAAGTTGGATATACATTAGGAAAGGCAAAGAAAATTTGTGAGCCATTAGGAATTCCAGTAGATGTAATACCTATGGTTGATTATGGAATGATGAATGGTCAAAAAGTATTGGATTTTGCATTGAAGTTAATAGAGAAGAAATAA
- a CDS encoding pyridoxal-phosphate-dependent aminotransferase family protein codes for MNEKFVYAPGPTSVRENVRLERARITTNPDVDEEFVEFYKNTCDKIGKIIETKNPVYILSGEGILGLEAACASLTEPGDRVLVLDNGIYGRGFKDFVEMYGGEGVYFSCDYNKAIDESKLNEFLNVDHDFKYATIVHCDTPTGVLNDLSKICQLLNEYGILTVVDSVSAMGGEEIRGDDWKIDIALGGSQKAFSAPAGLTMVSISEKAKEAMKNRKTPVIGFYCNLNIWENYYTNKWFPYTMPISDIMGLDKAVDNILDEGIQNVLKRHEKIAYATRKAVSEFGLELFLEDGYSNTVTAVKIPENIGAQRLKNHMLSKYNTLIITSLNPYEDIILRIGHMGENAKVDKILYALNIIENGLKDLGFESNGELVNSFIRHLNS; via the coding sequence ATGAATGAGAAATTCGTTTATGCTCCGGGTCCAACAAGTGTTAGAGAAAATGTAAGGCTAGAAAGAGCTAGGATAACTACTAATCCAGATGTAGACGAAGAATTTGTGGAATTCTATAAAAATACTTGTGATAAAATAGGGAAAATAATTGAGACAAAAAATCCGGTATATATACTAAGTGGGGAAGGTATTTTAGGATTAGAAGCGGCATGCGCATCTCTTACTGAACCAGGTGATAGAGTACTTGTCTTAGACAATGGAATTTATGGGAGAGGTTTTAAGGACTTTGTTGAAATGTACGGAGGAGAAGGGGTATATTTTTCGTGCGATTATAACAAAGCTATAGATGAAAGTAAATTAAATGAATTTTTAAATGTGGATCATGATTTTAAGTATGCAACAATAGTTCATTGCGATACGCCAACAGGAGTTTTAAATGATTTATCTAAGATATGCCAATTATTAAATGAGTATGGAATTTTAACTGTTGTTGATTCTGTTTCTGCAATGGGTGGAGAAGAAATAAGGGGTGATGACTGGAAAATTGATATAGCATTAGGTGGATCTCAGAAAGCATTTTCAGCTCCAGCTGGATTAACTATGGTAAGCATCAGCGAAAAGGCTAAAGAAGCAATGAAAAATAGAAAGACTCCAGTAATAGGGTTTTACTGCAATCTTAATATCTGGGAAAATTATTACACAAATAAGTGGTTTCCTTACACAATGCCGATAAGTGATATCATGGGGTTGGATAAAGCGGTTGATAATATTTTGGATGAAGGAATTCAAAATGTGCTTAAAAGACATGAAAAAATAGCATATGCGACTAGGAAGGCTGTTAGTGAATTTGGGCTTGAATTATTTTTAGAAGATGGTTATTCAAATACAGTAACAGCGGTTAAAATACCGGAAAACATAGGCGCTCAGAGGCTTAAGAATCATATGTTGAGTAAATACAATACTTTGATTATAACATCACTAAATCCATATGAAGATATAATTTTAAGAATAGGACACATGGGGGAGAATGCAAAAGTTGATAAGATTCTTTATGCATTAAATATAATTGAGAATGGACTAAAAGATCTAGGATTTGAAAGTAATGGTGAATTAGTGAATTCATTTATTAGACACTTAAATAGTTAA